One window of the Alphaproteobacteria bacterium genome contains the following:
- a CDS encoding pyridoxamine 5'-phosphate oxidase family protein: MTIQSFADIAFTPSVKALQANAGSRESYARMEGGGNDLGPREWAFLAERDSFYMASVSETGWPYVQHRGGPAGFLKVVDGNRIGFADFTGNKQYVSTGNLMNDDRVSLILVDYPNRQRLKLLGHARLIEGDEPIVLDKLGLPDYRARVERGVLIDIAAFDWNCPQHITPRYTAAEIEAIATANTE; the protein is encoded by the coding sequence ATGACGATCCAGAGCTTTGCAGACATCGCATTCACGCCGAGCGTGAAAGCACTTCAGGCGAACGCCGGCAGTCGAGAAAGCTATGCCCGCATGGAGGGTGGCGGAAACGATCTCGGGCCTCGGGAGTGGGCGTTCCTCGCCGAACGAGACAGCTTTTACATGGCCAGCGTCAGCGAGACGGGCTGGCCTTATGTTCAGCATCGTGGCGGGCCCGCAGGGTTCCTGAAGGTGGTAGATGGAAACAGGATCGGTTTCGCGGATTTCACCGGCAACAAGCAATATGTCAGCACCGGCAACCTGATGAACGACGACCGGGTGTCGCTGATCCTGGTGGATTATCCGAATCGGCAGCGGCTGAAATTGCTCGGTCATGCGCGGCTCATCGAGGGAGACGAGCCGATTGTGCTCGACAAGCTGGGGCTTCCCGACTATCGGGCACGGGTCGAGCGCGGTGTCCTGATCGATATCGCTGCCTTCGACTGGAATTGCCCGCAGCACATCACACCGCGCTACACGGCCGCCGAGATCGAGGCGATCGCGACCGCGAATACCGAATGA